A stretch of Oncorhynchus mykiss isolate Arlee chromosome 12, USDA_OmykA_1.1, whole genome shotgun sequence DNA encodes these proteins:
- the LOC110537685 gene encoding H-2 class II histocompatibility antigen, A-Q alpha chain, with the protein MSFEMNYSVIILILTGAVCTSAEIHHEIHFIYGCFESSDPAVGLEIDGDEVFYGDFSKNSNTCLIADVVFTLPKFISITPEDKERACEYATISRVWCKDCIAWGKQSVPKIPKIKDAPESTIYPRDEVELGVENTLICFVNDFFPPPVKVNWTKNGMEVTEGLSLSHYYPNKDGTFHQFSSLSFTPQKEDVYICTVAHTALKYPKTREYKVSGSSVGPGPAIFCGVGLTLGLLGVATGIFFIYKGKRATESQE; encoded by the exons atgagcttcGAGATGAACTACTCTGTGATTATACTGATTCTCACTGGAGCCGTTTGCACTTCTGCAGAAA TTCATCATGAAATTCACTTTATCTACGGATGCTTTGAGTCAAGTGATCCTGCGGTGGGACTTGAGATTGATGGAGATGAAGTCTTCTATGGCGACTTCAGTAAAAACAGTAATACGTGTCTAATAGCAGATGTAGTGTTTACATTACCTAAATTCATATCTATTACACCAGAGGATAAAGAAAGGGCTTGTGAATATGCTACCATTAGCAGAGTTTGGTGCAAAGACTGCATCGCATGGGGCAAACAGTCTGTACCGAAAATACCAaaaatcaaag ATGCCCCTGAGAGCACCATCTACCCCAGGGATGAGGTGGAACTGGGGGTGGAGAATACCCTCATCTGCTTTGTGAATGATTTCTTTCCCCCACCTGTCAAAGTCAACTGGACCAAGAATGGAATGGAGGTGACTGAGGGATTGTCTCTCAGTCATTACTATCCTAATAAAGATGGAACGTTCCACCAGTTCTCCAGCCTGAGTTTCACCCCACAAAAGGAAGACGTCTACATCTGCACTGTGGCGCACACGGCCTTGAAGTACCCCAAAACCAGGG AATATAAGGTCAGTGGGTCCAGTGTTGGTCCTGGTCCTGCTATATTCTGTGGAGTGGGCCTCACTCTTGGGCTGCTGGGGGTGGCTACTGGAATATTCTTCATCTACAAAGGAAAGAGAGCCACTGAGTCTCAGGAATAA
- the LOC110537686 gene encoding HLA class II histocompatibility antigen, DQ beta 1 chain isoform X1 codes for MYVLNCFPIHLLLLFSSLSEVVDSSDEDFAHDDAWCRFSSRDLHDMEYILEHHFNKIMVAQYNSTTERWTGYTAWGVISAEKWNEDPDEIPRRRSDMDVLCKPYANRIYNTTEMFMVEPNVTLRLEGPSSDSSLVCSVHFFYPKHIRVTWLRNGEEVTSDVTSTDVLANGLWSYQIQSYLKYTPTTGERITCMVEHISQTEPKLYYWDPSLPKSEKNKIVIGVCGLLLGVVFVVAGLIYWKKSTGRLLGLIGELDYGTCDDGLFSCLLIQYLCFTFNRTAVGSYW; via the exons ATGTATGTGCTGAATTGCTTCCCCATCCACCTGctgctcctcttctcctctctgtctgaaGTAG TTGATTCCTCAGATGAAGATTTTGCACACGATGATGCATGGTGTCGGTTTAGCTCCAGAGATTTACATGACATGGAGTATATTTTAGAGCATCATTTTAACAAGATCATGGTGGCTCAGTACAACAGCACCACAGAGAGGTGGACAGGATACACAGCATGGGGAGTGATATCTGCAGAAAAGTGGAATGAGGACCCAGATGAGATCCCCAGGAGGAGATCAGATATGGATGTGTTATGCAAGCCATATGCTAATCGGATCTACAACACAACAGAGATGTTTATGG TTGAGCCCAATGTCACACTGAGGCTAGAGGGGCCATCCAGTGACTCCAGCCTTGTGTGTAGTGTCCACTTCTTCTACCCTAAACACATCAGAGTGACGTGGCTGAGGAACGGGGAGGAAGTGACCTCAGATGTGACCTCCACTGACGTACTGGCCAATGGACTCTGGAGCTACCAGATACAGTCCTATTTGAAGTACACACCCACAACTGGAGAGAGGATCACCTGTATGGTGGAGCACATCAGCCAGACTGAGCCCAAACTTTATTACTGGG ACCCCTCCTTGCCTAAGTCTGAGAAGAATAAGATAGTGATCGGTGTCTGTGGGCTGCTGCTGGGGGTGGTCTTTGTAGTAGCTGGACTGATCTACTGGAAGAAATCTACTG GACGGCTGTTGGGTCTTATTGGTGAACTTGATTATGGGACTTGTGATGATGGTTTATTCTCATGCCTCTTAATTCAGTATCTCTGTTTTACTTTCAACAGGACGGCTGTTGGGTCTTATTGGTGA
- the LOC110537686 gene encoding HLA class II histocompatibility antigen, DQ beta 1 chain isoform X2: MYVLNCFPIHLLLLFSSLSEVVDSSDEDFAHDDAWCRFSSRDLHDMEYILEHHFNKIMVAQYNSTTERWTGYTAWGVISAEKWNEDPDEIPRRRSDMDVLCKPYANRIYNTTEMFMVEPNVTLRLEGPSSDSSLVCSVHFFYPKHIRVTWLRNGEEVTSDVTSTDVLANGLWSYQIQSYLKYTPTTGERITCMVEHISQTEPKLYYWDPSLPKSEKNKIVIGVCGLLLGVVFVVAGLIYWKKSTGRLLGLIGELDYGTCD, from the exons ATGTATGTGCTGAATTGCTTCCCCATCCACCTGctgctcctcttctcctctctgtctgaaGTAG TTGATTCCTCAGATGAAGATTTTGCACACGATGATGCATGGTGTCGGTTTAGCTCCAGAGATTTACATGACATGGAGTATATTTTAGAGCATCATTTTAACAAGATCATGGTGGCTCAGTACAACAGCACCACAGAGAGGTGGACAGGATACACAGCATGGGGAGTGATATCTGCAGAAAAGTGGAATGAGGACCCAGATGAGATCCCCAGGAGGAGATCAGATATGGATGTGTTATGCAAGCCATATGCTAATCGGATCTACAACACAACAGAGATGTTTATGG TTGAGCCCAATGTCACACTGAGGCTAGAGGGGCCATCCAGTGACTCCAGCCTTGTGTGTAGTGTCCACTTCTTCTACCCTAAACACATCAGAGTGACGTGGCTGAGGAACGGGGAGGAAGTGACCTCAGATGTGACCTCCACTGACGTACTGGCCAATGGACTCTGGAGCTACCAGATACAGTCCTATTTGAAGTACACACCCACAACTGGAGAGAGGATCACCTGTATGGTGGAGCACATCAGCCAGACTGAGCCCAAACTTTATTACTGGG ACCCCTCCTTGCCTAAGTCTGAGAAGAATAAGATAGTGATCGGTGTCTGTGGGCTGCTGCTGGGGGTGGTCTTTGTAGTAGCTGGACTGATCTACTGGAAGAAATCTACTG GACGGCTGTTGGGTCTTATTGGTGAACTTGATTATGGGACTTGTGATTGA
- the LOC110537686 gene encoding HLA class II histocompatibility antigen, DQ beta 1 chain isoform X3, with product MEYILEHHFNKIMVAQYNSTTERWTGYTAWGVISAEKWNEDPDEIPRRRSDMDVLCKPYANRIYNTTEMFMVEPNVTLRLEGPSSDSSLVCSVHFFYPKHIRVTWLRNGEEVTSDVTSTDVLANGLWSYQIQSYLKYTPTTGERITCMVEHISQTEPKLYYWDPSLPKSEKNKIVIGVCGLLLGVVFVVAGLIYWKKSTGRLLGLIGELDYGTCDDGLFSCLLIQYLCFTFNRTAVGSYW from the exons ATGGAGTATATTTTAGAGCATCATTTTAACAAGATCATGGTGGCTCAGTACAACAGCACCACAGAGAGGTGGACAGGATACACAGCATGGGGAGTGATATCTGCAGAAAAGTGGAATGAGGACCCAGATGAGATCCCCAGGAGGAGATCAGATATGGATGTGTTATGCAAGCCATATGCTAATCGGATCTACAACACAACAGAGATGTTTATGG TTGAGCCCAATGTCACACTGAGGCTAGAGGGGCCATCCAGTGACTCCAGCCTTGTGTGTAGTGTCCACTTCTTCTACCCTAAACACATCAGAGTGACGTGGCTGAGGAACGGGGAGGAAGTGACCTCAGATGTGACCTCCACTGACGTACTGGCCAATGGACTCTGGAGCTACCAGATACAGTCCTATTTGAAGTACACACCCACAACTGGAGAGAGGATCACCTGTATGGTGGAGCACATCAGCCAGACTGAGCCCAAACTTTATTACTGGG ACCCCTCCTTGCCTAAGTCTGAGAAGAATAAGATAGTGATCGGTGTCTGTGGGCTGCTGCTGGGGGTGGTCTTTGTAGTAGCTGGACTGATCTACTGGAAGAAATCTACTG GACGGCTGTTGGGTCTTATTGGTGAACTTGATTATGGGACTTGTGATGATGGTTTATTCTCATGCCTCTTAATTCAGTATCTCTGTTTTACTTTCAACAGGACGGCTGTTGGGTCTTATTGGTGA